A region of the Atribacteraceae bacterium genome:
TGATCAATGGCTCTACGAGGGATGGCTCTACGACCGCTGGATATGCACGCACTAATGTATCTTGGTCAAGACGACTTTACGCATAAGGAGGGAGTGCAATCTATGAACCGATGGATCGATCTACGCAGTGATACGGTGACCCGACCCACCGAAGCGATGCTTGAAGCGATGCGCTACGCCGAGGTCGGTGACGACGTTTATGGTGATGACCCGACCGTCCAGGAACTGGAACGGAGAAGTGCGGCGATGCTGGGCAAGGAGGCCGCCCTCTTTGTCCCCTCCGGGACTTTCGGAAATCAACTGGCCATCCTCACCCACACCCGGCGGGGCGATGAAGTGCTCATCCCGGAAAGTAATCATATCGTCGAGCACGAATGCGGCGCGCCGGCGGCCCTGGCCGGGGTTCAGCTCCGCACCCTGCCCGATGACCGGGGACGGGTAGAGCCTGATGACCTCGCCCGCCTCCACCGGATAGAAGACATACATTATCCCCGGACCGGGCTCGTCTGCCTGGAAAACGCCCATTCTTCCGGAGCGGTGGTCCCCCTGGAAAACATCGCCGCCGTCGTCCGTTTTGCCCGTTCGCTTTCTATTCCTCTCCACCTGGACGGCGCGAGAATTTTCAACGCCGCCGTCGCTTTAGGTGTTCCGGCCGAAGTTCTCGCCCGCGACGCCGACTCGATCATGTTTTGCCTCTCCAAGGGACTGTGCGCCCCCATCGGGTCACTGCTGACCGGTAGGGAAGAATTCATCCACCGGGCCCGTAAAATACGGAAAATGCTGGGCGGGGGGATGCGCCAGGCCGGATACCTGGCCGCGGCTGGGCTGGTCTGCCTGGAGACCATGATCGACCGGCTCGCGGAAGACCACCTTAACGCCCGCCATCTGGCCGAGCGGCTGGGCGGGATCGAGAGGATCGAAATCCTGCGCGATCGCCTGGACATCAATATGGTCTTTTTCCGCGTCAACCACTCAGCCTTCTCCTCAGGCGAGTTGGTCCGTTTTTTGCTTGCCGCGGGAATCAAGATCAACCCCCCCGACCGGGGAGTATTTCGCCTGGTCACCCACTACTGGATCACGCCGGCGGATATCGACTGCTGCGTCGAAGCCGTCCGACGTTTTTTCTCCTGACCCGCTCACCCGGTCCCCGGCCTCGCCCATGCCCAACGCGGCGATAGGACAATATCACATTTTTTATAAACCGACCCCTTCCAGTTGTCAGCGGGAAAACCATTAGACTACAATACTTTAGGAAGAGAATTATATAAAATCATGATAGGGAGGGAAAACTATGACCAGGATGCATCTCGCCGATTCATTCCAAACTCCGTTTACCATGCTGGGGCAGGCCCCGGTGATCCTGATTCCGTCGCTTCTGGCTAGCATAATCGGTCTGGTTCTCAGTCTGGGGTTTCGCGGGTTGTTTCTGACCGGGTGGGGCTGGCCCGTTATCGTGGCCTCGCTCATCGGCTCCCTGGTGAACCTTTTCGCTATAGGCTGGACGACCTATTTGATCCAGGACCTCCGGGTGGGAAACAAACCGAACTTGTCATACGGCTGGGCAGCCCTGTCCAGACAGATAAGTAACCTGTGGGTCACTTATCTGATCGTCGCAGTCGTGATCTCCATCGGAACCCTGTTTTTCATCGTCCCGGGGCTCTTCCTGGCCGCCCTGTTCCTGATGACCGTCCCGGAAGCAGCGGTAACCGGCCATACCTTCGATCGGTCCCTCCGGTTTTCCTTCCGGTTCCTGTTCAACGAGGGGAACTTCCTGGCGGTCTTTCTCCTGGTGCTGGTAGGATTCATCCTTACGCTGGTCCCTCTGATCGGGTTCTTTGTCGGTAATCTTTTTTACTCCATCTGGATACCGTACGCGTTCCTGAAATACGGAGCATCATAAGCGGCTTGTTGCGAGAAGTTCGCAACGAAAGGAAAGAGCCATGATGAATTCTTACGAACGAGCGGTCGCCACCCTCGAGGGAGAAATTCCGGACCGGGTACCGACCTTCGAACTGCTGGTCGACCAAAGCGTCATCGAGCGGGTCACCGGCAAAAATGATTATATGGATTTCTATGAAGCGGTGGGTCTGGACTTCGTCCTGACCGGCACCCCCTCCAAGCTGTACGAGGAAAAACCGATTGATGCCACCCGGGGGATCTATGTCAACGAATGGGGAATCGTCCGGCAATACGGAGAGGAGACGGTCTCCATTCCGGTCGGCGGGCCGATCAAGGAGCCGAAAGATATCAATTCCTACCGTCCTCCGGACCCCTTTTCGCCAAAACGTTACGAACAGCTCCAGACCCTCCTCCGGCGGTTCAAGGGGAAAAAACTGGTCGGCATGCATCTCCACGATGCCTTGAATTACCCGTATTACCTGCGCGGTATGGAAAATTTCTGCATGGACACCATCGAGCATCCCGAACTGGTGGAAAGGCTGGTCCGGATTTCGGTAGACCACAACATCGCTATCGCCGAGCGGGCTATCGAC
Encoded here:
- a CDS encoding uroporphyrinogen decarboxylase family protein, coding for MMNSYERAVATLEGEIPDRVPTFELLVDQSVIERVTGKNDYMDFYEAVGLDFVLTGTPSKLYEEKPIDATRGIYVNEWGIVRQYGEETVSIPVGGPIKEPKDINSYRPPDPFSPKRYEQLQTLLRRFKGKKLVGMHLHDALNYPYYLRGMENFCMDTIEHPELVERLVRISVDHNIAIAERAIDLGADFIILGDDYGSTATTLLSPQTFRQFIIPGLREVVGAVKTKGAYCFKHCCGNINAILSDIVNTGINALHPFDAAAGMDILAAKHHYPHLTVMGGVNCAHPLTDYPVAQLVQEVRETLERMMPGGRYVLASSNSLHHRVKVENVLAMWETVQKYGTYQPG
- the ltaE gene encoding low-specificity L-threonine aldolase, whose product is MNRWIDLRSDTVTRPTEAMLEAMRYAEVGDDVYGDDPTVQELERRSAAMLGKEAALFVPSGTFGNQLAILTHTRRGDEVLIPESNHIVEHECGAPAALAGVQLRTLPDDRGRVEPDDLARLHRIEDIHYPRTGLVCLENAHSSGAVVPLENIAAVVRFARSLSIPLHLDGARIFNAAVALGVPAEVLARDADSIMFCLSKGLCAPIGSLLTGREEFIHRARKIRKMLGGGMRQAGYLAAAGLVCLETMIDRLAEDHLNARHLAERLGGIERIEILRDRLDINMVFFRVNHSAFSSGELVRFLLAAGIKINPPDRGVFRLVTHYWITPADIDCCVEAVRRFFS